The following coding sequences lie in one Winslowiella toletana genomic window:
- a CDS encoding IS30 family transposase, with the protein MKRRTRINYTPEQKAIIWDRYKQGDSLHDIARMFDRFHSSIMPTIHQTGGYRPPVRKRHRLALTLDEREEISRGLVAKLSIRDIAANLSRAPSTISREVRRHGGAKQYRAAKADTAAWENALRPKPCKLIESPTLCKIIAEKMHQDWSPEQIAGWLKRCYPDNQEMHVSHETIYKTLFIQTRGALKKELQQCLRSGRAVRRSRTSSLKGKGLGKIPNAIPISERPPEASDRAIPGHWEGDLIQGSKNSYIITLVERHSRFVMLAKIRDNKTITVISALIRQARELPVELYKTLTWDRGAEMTSHTRFTVATDIQIYFCDPQSPWQRGSNENTNRLLRQYFPKGTDLSVHSQQRLNSVARQLNERPRKTLDYESPAERFNKCVASIS; encoded by the coding sequence ATGAAACGAAGAACTCGGATTAACTACACGCCAGAGCAGAAGGCGATTATCTGGGACAGATATAAGCAAGGTGATTCTCTGCATGATATCGCCAGAATGTTCGACAGATTTCATTCTTCCATCATGCCCACAATCCACCAGACAGGGGGCTACCGTCCTCCCGTTCGAAAGCGGCATCGATTAGCGCTTACGCTTGATGAAAGAGAGGAGATCTCCAGAGGACTGGTAGCAAAACTCAGTATCAGGGACATTGCTGCCAACTTATCAAGAGCACCCTCAACGATTAGCCGCGAGGTCAGGAGGCACGGAGGTGCCAAGCAATACCGTGCAGCAAAAGCCGATACTGCTGCGTGGGAAAATGCTCTGAGACCAAAACCTTGCAAGCTAATTGAAAGCCCCACATTGTGTAAAATCATTGCAGAGAAGATGCATCAGGACTGGTCGCCGGAACAGATCGCCGGTTGGCTGAAACGCTGTTATCCGGATAATCAGGAAATGCATGTGTCACACGAAACGATTTATAAAACGCTTTTTATACAAACCCGGGGGGCATTAAAAAAAGAGCTGCAGCAATGCCTCAGAAGCGGAAGAGCGGTTCGTAGATCCCGAACGTCATCACTTAAAGGGAAAGGGTTAGGGAAAATCCCGAATGCGATACCTATCAGCGAAAGGCCACCGGAAGCCTCAGACAGAGCCATCCCTGGTCACTGGGAAGGTGATCTGATCCAGGGCTCGAAAAACTCCTATATTATCACCCTCGTAGAACGCCATTCCCGCTTTGTTATGTTAGCCAAAATCAGGGACAACAAGACCATAACGGTTATATCTGCACTCATCAGACAAGCCCGGGAATTACCTGTTGAGCTATATAAAACATTAACCTGGGATCGGGGAGCTGAAATGACCAGCCACACCCGGTTTACTGTAGCAACAGACATCCAGATTTACTTCTGTGATCCTCAATCTCCCTGGCAACGTGGCTCAAATGAAAATACGAACAGGTTGCTAAGACAATATTTTCCAAAGGGAACTGACTTATCGGTTCACAGTCAGCAGAGACTAAACAGCGTTGCCAGACAGCTCAACGAAAGACCGAGAAAAACGCTAGACTATGAATCACCCGCAGAACGGTTCAATAAGTGTGTTGCGTCCATCAGTTGA
- a CDS encoding DUF3313 domain-containing protein yields MSLTSRSFNRSLFFLAILAASGCSSTSPLKYSGIPSSARMSLNTADDNDRIPFRYAVPVNWSKYRSITIEPVEIYSGSDAQFNDMSQEDRRRLANYMRDKFGEVLAEKFITNTSAGNGPSLRLKLTLTGADTTPPVIGTFTKFDLAGGPYNIVQSVRGGRGLMSGYVNYAVEIEDAETKTLLLAYVAEQYPNAMNVGATFGSLSAAETGIDKGAEQLLEKLR; encoded by the coding sequence ATGTCGCTGACTTCACGCTCCTTTAATCGCAGCCTTTTCTTCCTTGCAATCCTGGCAGCATCAGGCTGCTCTTCCACATCACCATTAAAGTATTCAGGCATACCTTCCTCAGCACGTATGTCACTCAATACTGCCGATGACAACGATCGGATACCCTTCCGTTACGCAGTTCCTGTCAACTGGAGCAAATACAGAAGCATTACTATTGAACCTGTTGAGATTTATTCGGGGAGTGACGCACAGTTTAATGATATGTCGCAGGAAGACCGTCGCCGGCTGGCAAACTACATGCGCGATAAGTTCGGCGAAGTTCTCGCCGAGAAATTTATAACAAATACATCTGCCGGAAATGGCCCCTCACTCAGGTTAAAACTGACCCTTACCGGCGCTGATACTACACCGCCGGTGATTGGTACCTTTACCAAGTTTGATTTGGCTGGAGGTCCTTATAATATTGTCCAGTCGGTGCGTGGAGGGCGAGGCCTGATGAGTGGGTACGTTAACTATGCAGTTGAAATTGAAGATGCAGAAACAAAAACGCTGCTGCTCGCGTACGTTGCGGAGCAGTATCCTAATGCGATGAACGTGGGTGCAACATTTGGGTCTCTGAGCGCAGCAGAAACGGGTATCGACAAAGGAGCAGAACAACTTCTGGAAAAGCTTCGTTGA
- a CDS encoding TetR/AcrR family transcriptional regulator, with translation MRMLTEQKKNEILNSASAVFLEQGFERASMDGVAKKAGCSKATLYNYFPSKERLFEAVVRTYSTNYLMGAASELKASDNDLFTLSEKLQRFGEGMLGVMTSDWKALQLYRMVVGEAGHSDIGELFYESGVRESMSALTGVMEYHMGKGDLTGSNPTLRAKQFSALVKAEADELFLMRKTPDYTENEVRVMVTSAVDLFVNGAGQKADSAKI, from the coding sequence ATGCGCATGCTGACTGAACAGAAGAAAAATGAAATTCTTAACTCCGCTTCGGCCGTATTTCTCGAACAGGGGTTCGAGCGAGCGTCTATGGACGGTGTTGCGAAAAAAGCCGGCTGCTCCAAAGCCACGCTTTATAATTATTTCCCCTCTAAAGAGAGACTTTTTGAGGCGGTAGTCAGGACGTACAGCACTAATTATCTCATGGGAGCAGCAAGTGAGCTAAAAGCCAGCGATAACGACTTATTCACATTATCTGAGAAGTTACAGCGTTTTGGCGAGGGAATGCTGGGTGTGATGACATCTGACTGGAAAGCTTTGCAGCTTTACCGGATGGTCGTTGGTGAGGCGGGCCATTCTGATATAGGAGAGCTTTTTTACGAGTCGGGCGTGCGCGAGAGTATGAGCGCGTTGACCGGGGTGATGGAGTACCATATGGGTAAAGGAGACTTAACCGGAAGTAACCCAACGCTGAGAGCGAAACAGTTTTCTGCTCTGGTAAAGGCTGAAGCCGACGAACTTTTCCTCATGCGTAAGACTCCTGACTATACGGAAAACGAAGTGCGCGTGATGGTCACAAGCGCGGTTGACCTGTTTGTAAACGGCGCAGGGCAAAAGGCCGACTCTGCGAAAATTTAG
- a CDS encoding IS3 family transposase (programmed frameshift) gives MRKARFTEHQIIAVLKSVEAGRTVKDVCREAAISEASYYNWKAKYGGMEASDIKKMKDLEDENRRLKQMFADLSLECRALKDVIEKKPLKPAIKRELVSYLTAQFSMSIRQACRTVSLSRTVYFYQPDTRRDEPVILALTELAERYPRYGFKKLFQVLRRQGNAWNHKRVHRIYCLLKLNFRRKGKQRLPVRNPAPLATPEALNQSWSIDFMHDALTCGRRFRTFNVVDDFNREALAIEIDLNIPAQRVVRVLDRIVANRGYPLKMRMDNGPELISLALAQWAEDHGVMLEFIRPGKPTQNAFIERFNRTYRTEILDFYLFRTLNEAREITERWLTEYNSERPHESLNNLTPEEYRLMAEKPELSKSVWN, from the exons ATGCGTAAAGCCCGATTCACCGAACACCAGATCATTGCCGTTCTGAAGTCTGTCGAAGCCGGACGTACCGTTAAGGACGTCTGCCGCGAAGCGGCAATATCCGAAGCCAGCTATTACAACTGGAAAGCAAAGTACGGCGGAATGGAGGCTTCAGATATCAAAAAGATGAAAGATCTTGAAGACGAGAATCGTCGCCTGAAGCAGATGTTCGCCGACCTGAGTCTGGAATGCCGGGCGCTGAAGGACGTTATCGAAAAAAAGC CTCTAAAACCAGCGATAAAGCGGGAGCTTGTCAGCTATCTGACTGCACAATTTTCCATGAGCATCCGCCAGGCATGCAGGACAGTATCGCTGAGCAGGACGGTGTATTTTTATCAGCCCGATACCCGGCGTGATGAACCGGTGATCCTGGCGCTGACTGAACTGGCAGAACGCTATCCGCGATACGGATTTAAGAAGCTTTTTCAGGTACTTCGCAGGCAGGGTAACGCCTGGAATCATAAGCGTGTTCACCGGATTTACTGCCTGCTGAAACTCAATTTTCGCCGCAAGGGGAAACAACGTCTTCCGGTGCGCAATCCGGCTCCTCTGGCAACGCCGGAAGCACTCAACCAGAGCTGGTCGATTGATTTTATGCACGACGCGCTGACATGTGGGCGACGTTTTCGGACTTTCAACGTCGTGGATGATTTTAACCGTGAGGCTCTGGCCATAGAAATTGACCTGAATATCCCGGCGCAGCGGGTTGTGCGGGTGCTGGACAGGATAGTGGCAAACCGTGGATATCCGCTGAAGATGCGGATGGATAACGGCCCGGAGCTGATATCACTGGCTCTGGCACAATGGGCTGAGGACCATGGCGTGATGCTGGAATTTATCAGGCCAGGCAAACCGACACAGAATGCCTTTATCGAACGCTTTAACCGGACGTACCGGACAGAAATCCTGGATTTTTATCTGTTCAGAACGCTGAATGAAGCACGGGAAATCACAGAGCGCTGGCTGACGGAATACAACAGCGAGCGGCCTCATGAATCCCTGAATAACCTGACGCCGGAAGAATACCGGCTGATGGCTGAAAAACCGGAACTCTCAAAAAGTGTGTGGAACTAA
- the flhA gene encoding formate hydrogenlyase transcriptional activator FlhA → MSSIKHQGLLELTRTLLVQQTMTSLLETLTQMIQTAGIAESVTLVLFASNSERVSFYGLDSHHQGVIYQDETLLATGPVHALLHNPETQVWRSDALHRRYPQLAALNLYPPFNHYCLVPLLGSEGLLGGCEFTRLPPTPFSEEDKSGLSELCTLAAIAVEQIQLRENALHQQSLLRHERDDFRILVDITNAVLSKLDLDELTGEIAKTIHHFFHINAISIVLCDADKESAEASVYATHYVQSHVAEREQSRIALAGTPEQQVMKSGEMLLTSEHPDDKKEGSTSTLFHLLWREQSKTLCVLPLRFGHKTLGVLKLARFLPDNFNSTNLRVLQQIAERIAIAVDNALAYQEIKSLKEKLQHENLYLTEQINNHHADFTDIVGRSPGMSAVLKQVEIVAKSDCSVLILGETGTGKELIARAIHNLGDRRDRRMVKMNCAAMPAGLMESDLFGHEKGAFTGATAQRMGRFELADQGTLFLDEVGEIPLELQPKLLRILQEQEFERVGGNKLISVNVRMIAATNRDLKQMVADKEFRSDLYYRLNVFPIVIPPLRERPEDIPQLVKFLTGKIAKRMKRTIDSIPAETLRMLSRMPWPGNVRELENVIERAVLLTRGTVLEMQPDELNYPFPLAAARVAVSAPPLTSFSSMHEEDERQHIIDVLKETNGVVAGPHGAALRLGLKRTTLLSRMKKLGITAH, encoded by the coding sequence ATGAGCAGCATAAAACACCAGGGATTACTGGAACTGACGCGCACCTTACTGGTGCAACAGACCATGACGTCACTGCTTGAAACCCTGACGCAGATGATCCAGACCGCCGGTATTGCGGAGAGTGTAACGCTGGTACTGTTCGCCAGTAACAGTGAACGCGTCAGTTTTTACGGTCTCGATTCGCATCATCAGGGGGTCATTTACCAGGATGAAACGTTACTGGCAACCGGCCCGGTGCATGCGCTGCTGCACAATCCTGAAACGCAGGTCTGGCGCAGTGACGCGTTGCATCGTCGCTATCCGCAACTGGCGGCACTGAACCTCTATCCACCCTTTAACCACTATTGTCTGGTCCCTCTACTGGGATCGGAGGGATTACTGGGCGGCTGTGAGTTTACTCGCCTGCCGCCGACGCCGTTCAGTGAAGAGGACAAAAGCGGCCTGTCTGAGCTTTGCACCCTGGCGGCGATTGCGGTCGAACAAATTCAGTTACGTGAAAACGCACTCCACCAGCAATCCCTGCTGCGCCACGAGCGCGATGACTTTCGTATTCTGGTCGATATCACCAATGCTGTGCTGTCAAAATTAGATCTCGACGAGCTGACCGGCGAAATTGCCAAAACCATTCACCATTTCTTTCATATCAATGCCATCAGCATTGTGTTGTGTGATGCCGATAAGGAGAGCGCAGAGGCGAGCGTCTATGCCACGCATTATGTCCAGAGCCATGTTGCCGAACGCGAGCAATCGCGTATAGCGCTGGCAGGCACGCCGGAACAGCAGGTGATGAAAAGCGGTGAAATGCTGCTGACCAGCGAGCATCCGGATGATAAAAAGGAGGGGAGTACCAGTACGCTGTTCCATCTGCTGTGGCGTGAACAGAGTAAAACGCTGTGTGTGTTGCCCCTGCGCTTCGGCCACAAAACGCTGGGGGTATTAAAGCTGGCGCGCTTTCTGCCGGATAACTTTAATTCAACCAACCTGCGGGTATTGCAGCAGATCGCCGAACGTATCGCCATCGCGGTGGATAATGCGCTGGCCTATCAGGAAATCAAAAGTCTGAAAGAAAAGTTACAGCATGAAAATCTCTATCTGACCGAGCAGATTAACAATCATCACGCTGATTTTACTGACATTGTTGGGCGAAGTCCGGGTATGTCTGCCGTGCTGAAACAGGTAGAGATTGTGGCGAAAAGTGACTGCTCGGTACTGATCCTGGGAGAAACCGGAACCGGTAAGGAGCTGATTGCACGCGCAATTCATAATCTTGGCGATCGTCGCGATCGACGGATGGTAAAAATGAACTGTGCAGCGATGCCTGCCGGGCTGATGGAAAGCGACCTGTTTGGTCACGAAAAAGGCGCCTTTACGGGCGCAACGGCGCAAAGAATGGGGCGCTTTGAGCTGGCCGATCAGGGGACCTTATTTCTTGATGAAGTCGGTGAGATCCCACTGGAGCTGCAACCTAAACTGCTGCGTATTTTGCAGGAGCAGGAGTTCGAGCGGGTAGGCGGTAACAAGCTGATTTCTGTCAATGTGCGGATGATCGCCGCCACTAACCGTGACCTGAAACAGATGGTCGCTGATAAAGAATTTCGCAGTGATCTCTATTACCGGCTTAACGTGTTCCCGATTGTGATCCCGCCTCTACGCGAGCGCCCGGAGGATATTCCGCAACTGGTAAAATTCCTCACCGGTAAAATTGCGAAACGGATGAAGCGCACTATCGACAGTATTCCTGCAGAAACGTTGCGTATGCTGAGTCGTATGCCTTGGCCGGGAAATGTGCGTGAACTGGAAAATGTGATTGAGCGGGCAGTGTTGCTGACGCGCGGAACCGTACTGGAGATGCAACCGGACGAATTAAATTATCCATTCCCCCTCGCTGCGGCAAGGGTCGCGGTAAGCGCGCCACCGCTCACATCATTTTCTTCAATGCATGAAGAGGATGAACGCCAGCACATTATTGACGTGCTGAAAGAAACCAATGGTGTCGTTGCCGGACCGCACGGTGCCGCACTCCGACTAGGGCTTAAACGCACCACGCTATTATCCAGAATGAAAAAGCTGGGCATCACCGCGCACTAA
- the hypE gene encoding hydrogenase expression/formation protein HypE, with product MNEAKDVVTMAHGSGGRAMQQLIDQLFLRAFDNRWLNQREDGAQLSLASLSAQGDRLAFTTDSYVIDPVFFPGGNIGKLAVCGTANDLAVSGATPGWLSCGFILEEGFPLVELQKIVSLMAQTARDAGMAIVTGDTKVVQRGAADKIFINTAGIGVIPDAVNWSARAIKAGDKVIVSGTLGDHGAAILNLREKLGMDLGVESDCAVLAPMIAPLRSLVGIHALRDATRGGVNAILHEFSAASGLGICIDEQALPVKPAVRGLCELLGLEPLNFANEGKVVAVVAAHAEEAVLALMRNHPLGGDATTIGDVTQDPQVCLRGTLDVTRQLTLPHAEPLPRIC from the coding sequence ATGAATGAGGCTAAAGACGTCGTTACCATGGCGCATGGCAGCGGGGGGCGCGCGATGCAGCAGCTTATCGATCAGCTATTTCTCCGCGCCTTCGACAATCGCTGGCTCAATCAACGGGAAGATGGCGCGCAGTTGTCGCTTGCCAGTCTGAGTGCGCAGGGTGACCGGCTGGCGTTTACCACTGACAGCTACGTGATCGATCCGGTTTTTTTCCCCGGCGGTAACATCGGCAAGCTGGCGGTATGTGGAACGGCTAACGATCTGGCGGTCAGCGGTGCTACACCTGGCTGGCTCTCGTGCGGCTTTATTCTGGAAGAGGGCTTTCCCCTGGTTGAGTTACAGAAGATAGTCAGCCTGATGGCGCAGACTGCGCGCGATGCCGGCATGGCGATTGTGACCGGCGATACTAAAGTGGTGCAACGTGGCGCAGCCGATAAAATTTTTATTAATACAGCCGGGATAGGCGTCATCCCGGACGCCGTCAACTGGTCCGCCCGCGCAATAAAAGCGGGAGATAAAGTGATCGTCAGCGGTACGCTCGGCGATCACGGTGCGGCGATCCTTAACCTGCGTGAAAAGCTGGGCATGGATCTGGGCGTGGAGAGTGACTGCGCGGTGCTGGCGCCGATGATTGCGCCGCTGCGATCGCTTGTGGGTATCCATGCTTTACGTGATGCCACCCGCGGTGGCGTGAATGCCATTTTGCATGAGTTCAGTGCGGCCAGTGGATTGGGCATCTGCATCGACGAGCAAGCATTGCCGGTGAAACCCGCGGTGCGTGGCCTTTGTGAACTGCTGGGGCTGGAACCGCTGAACTTCGCCAATGAAGGCAAGGTGGTGGCGGTAGTCGCTGCGCATGCCGAAGAGGCGGTGCTTGCGCTGATGCGCAACCATCCACTGGGGGGAGATGCCACAACCATTGGCGACGTGACGCAGGACCCTCAGGTCTGTCTGCGCGGCACACTGGACGTGACACGGCAGCTCACGTTGCCGCATGCGGAACCCTTACCTCGCATTTGTTGA
- the hypD gene encoding hydrogenase formation protein HypD — MRFVDEFRDPQLAKTLLEQLHQRAGLLPYTADKPLQIMEVCGGHTHAIFKFGLDKLLPPQLEFIHGPGCPVCVLPMGRIDACCEIAAHPEVIFCTFGDALRVPGQHGSLAQARERGADIRVVYSPLDGLRLARENPARQVVFFALGFETTQPVTAVTLQQARRERLTNFSIFCQHISLMPTLRSLLSQDDVRIDAFLAPGHVSMITGAAPYHFINQEFGKSLVISGFEPLDMLQSVLMLVKQVCEASCKTENQYRRVVPEQGNLLAQKAIREVFTLAGSSEWRGLGMIECSGISLTSAYATFDAEHRFSPQAQPVADDPRSRCGEVLTGRCKPHQCPLFGTGCTPHNAFGALMVSSEGACAAWFQYRHQEAAIASQPQHKQQQKVSQDE; from the coding sequence ATGCGTTTTGTTGATGAGTTCCGGGATCCGCAACTGGCGAAAACGCTGCTTGAACAGTTGCACCAGCGGGCGGGATTACTGCCGTATACCGCCGACAAACCGCTGCAGATTATGGAAGTCTGTGGTGGTCATACCCACGCTATTTTCAAATTCGGTCTGGACAAACTGCTGCCGCCCCAGCTGGAGTTTATCCACGGACCGGGCTGCCCGGTCTGTGTCTTGCCTATGGGGCGCATCGATGCCTGTTGTGAGATTGCCGCACATCCTGAGGTGATTTTTTGTACCTTTGGTGATGCGCTGCGCGTGCCGGGGCAGCACGGATCTCTGGCGCAGGCGCGTGAACGGGGCGCGGATATACGGGTGGTCTATTCACCGCTGGATGGGCTGAGACTGGCACGTGAGAACCCGGCGCGGCAGGTAGTATTTTTTGCCCTCGGCTTTGAAACCACGCAGCCAGTGACTGCCGTGACGCTGCAACAGGCGCGGCGTGAACGGCTGACCAATTTCAGCATCTTCTGTCAGCACATCAGTCTGATGCCCACCCTGCGCAGCCTGCTCTCACAGGATGATGTGCGGATTGATGCCTTTCTGGCTCCCGGCCACGTCAGCATGATTACTGGCGCCGCACCTTATCATTTTATCAATCAGGAATTTGGCAAATCGCTGGTGATCAGCGGCTTTGAACCTCTCGATATGCTGCAAAGCGTGCTGATGCTGGTGAAACAGGTTTGCGAGGCATCGTGTAAAACGGAAAACCAGTACCGCCGCGTCGTGCCAGAGCAGGGTAACCTGCTGGCTCAGAAAGCGATACGAGAGGTGTTTACGCTGGCTGGCAGTAGCGAGTGGCGCGGACTGGGGATGATTGAATGCTCAGGTATTTCTCTGACATCTGCCTATGCGACGTTTGATGCAGAGCATAGGTTCAGCCCGCAGGCGCAGCCGGTAGCGGACGATCCCCGTTCCCGTTGCGGTGAGGTACTGACCGGGCGTTGTAAACCGCATCAATGCCCGCTGTTTGGCACTGGCTGTACGCCGCACAATGCCTTCGGCGCGCTGATGGTCTCCTCTGAAGGGGCGTGTGCGGCATGGTTTCAGTACCGGCATCAGGAGGCGGCCATTGCCAGCCAGCCACAGCATAAACAACAACAGAAGGTCAGTCAGGATGAATGA
- the hypC gene encoding HypC/HybG/HupF family hydrogenase formation chaperone yields MCIGIPGQIIALHEKQGDHAWAEVCGLRREVNIALVCEDEPAALVGCWVLIHVGFALSRLDEREARQTLAALHAMGEVETDVALFLRGGEER; encoded by the coding sequence ATGTGCATAGGCATTCCCGGACAGATCATTGCGCTGCATGAAAAGCAGGGTGATCACGCGTGGGCCGAGGTCTGCGGTCTGCGCCGTGAAGTCAATATTGCGCTGGTCTGTGAAGATGAACCTGCAGCGCTGGTCGGTTGCTGGGTGTTAATCCATGTCGGGTTCGCCTTAAGCAGACTGGATGAGCGTGAAGCCCGGCAAACCTTGGCCGCACTGCATGCGATGGGCGAAGTGGAAACTGATGTTGCTCTTTTCCTGCGCGGAGGAGAGGAAAGATAA
- the hypB gene encoding hydrogenase nickel incorporation protein HypB, whose product MCSICGCASGDQRIEGTSSGDHHFHPHSSDNRDRLPFAARRLVDIEMDVLAKNNHIAGHNREHFAAAGILALNLVSSPGSGKTTLLTRTLTQLASSVECAVIEGDQQTTRDADRIRATGVAAIQVNTGRGCHLDAQMIHDALHQLSPAKNSLLFIENVGNLVCPASFDLGERHKIAVLSVTEGEDKPLKYPDMFVVSGLMILNKIDLLPYVSFDVDTCIAYARQVNPRIEVIALSATTGAGMDQWLAWLEQQRCA is encoded by the coding sequence ATGTGCAGTATCTGTGGTTGTGCCAGTGGCGACCAGCGAATTGAAGGGACAAGCAGCGGCGATCATCATTTCCACCCTCATTCCTCGGATAATCGCGACAGGTTGCCGTTTGCAGCACGCCGGCTGGTAGATATCGAAATGGACGTGCTGGCGAAGAATAACCATATTGCCGGCCACAACCGTGAACATTTTGCTGCTGCGGGCATTCTGGCACTCAATCTGGTTTCCAGTCCCGGCTCCGGTAAAACCACCTTGCTGACCCGCACCCTGACCCAGCTGGCATCCAGTGTGGAGTGTGCGGTAATTGAAGGAGACCAGCAGACAACCCGCGACGCAGACCGAATCCGCGCGACTGGTGTGGCGGCCATTCAGGTAAATACCGGAAGAGGATGTCATCTGGATGCGCAAATGATTCACGATGCGCTGCATCAGTTGTCGCCCGCTAAAAACAGCCTGCTGTTTATTGAGAATGTCGGCAATCTGGTCTGTCCGGCCAGTTTTGATCTTGGCGAGCGACACAAAATAGCGGTGCTTTCGGTGACCGAAGGCGAAGACAAACCGCTGAAATACCCCGATATGTTTGTCGTCTCCGGGCTAATGATCCTCAATAAAATTGATCTGCTGCCGTACGTCAGCTTTGACGTCGACACCTGTATCGCTTATGCGCGACAGGTCAATCCCCGGATTGAGGTGATTGCCCTGTCAGCCACCACCGGCGCCGGGATGGATCAGTGGCTGGCCTGGCTGGAGCAGCAACGATGTGCATAG
- the hypA gene encoding hydrogenase maturation nickel metallochaperone HypA, with amino-acid sequence MHEITLCLNAVEIMQQVGRKNNARRITAVWMEIGPLSCVEPEAVQFCFALVCRETLAEGSILHLETPVATHWCDACQQMITLISPGVSLCPHCAGRQVRVIADSGMKIKRIEIE; translated from the coding sequence ATGCATGAAATTACGCTGTGTCTGAATGCGGTCGAAATAATGCAGCAGGTGGGACGGAAAAATAATGCCAGAAGAATTACTGCGGTTTGGATGGAAATAGGGCCGCTTTCCTGTGTGGAACCGGAAGCGGTGCAATTTTGCTTTGCCCTGGTCTGCCGCGAAACGCTCGCTGAGGGCTCTATTCTGCATCTTGAAACACCCGTCGCAACGCACTGGTGTGACGCCTGTCAGCAGATGATCACTTTAATCAGTCCAGGCGTATCGCTGTGTCCGCACTGCGCTGGACGTCAGGTACGGGTCATTGCCGATAGCGGCATGAAAATTAAACGCATCGAAATTGAATAA
- a CDS encoding 4Fe-4S dicluster domain-containing protein: MNQYVIADPKRCIGCNTCMAICSQEHLRHGLQSAPRLQVMRNRLDSVPVMCHQCEDAPCAQVCPVNAITRENNAIHLNESLCVSCKLCGIACPFGAITFSGSTPLAIPAHCNSAKALPAPLPPRAISPLIDCIPGVRAVAVKCDLCSFSPEGPACVKTCPTQAIMLVTASVAEHTSQQKRLNAMNISPGGMMSLGAPDTEVRS, encoded by the coding sequence ATGAATCAATATGTGATAGCCGACCCGAAACGTTGTATCGGCTGTAATACCTGTATGGCTATCTGTTCTCAGGAGCATCTGCGTCACGGTTTACAATCTGCACCGCGTTTGCAGGTCATGCGTAACCGCCTGGATTCAGTGCCAGTGATGTGTCATCAGTGTGAAGACGCGCCGTGCGCGCAGGTTTGTCCGGTGAACGCCATCACCCGCGAAAACAACGCCATCCATCTTAATGAGAGTCTGTGTGTGAGCTGCAAGCTGTGCGGTATCGCCTGTCCGTTCGGGGCGATTACCTTTTCCGGCAGCACGCCGCTGGCTATCCCCGCCCACTGCAATAGCGCAAAAGCGCTGCCGGCACCGCTGCCGCCGCGCGCCATCAGTCCATTGATCGACTGCATTCCGGGCGTGCGTGCGGTCGCGGTGAAATGCGATTTATGCAGCTTCAGCCCGGAAGGTCCGGCCTGCGTTAAAACCTGCCCGACCCAGGCCATCATGCTGGTCACTGCCAGCGTGGCTGAACACACCAGTCAGCAAAAACGCCTCAATGCCATGAACATCTCACCGGGCGGAATGATGTCCCTGGGTGCACCTGACACGGAGGTCAGATCATGA